A region from the Aphis gossypii isolate Hap1 chromosome 1, ASM2018417v2, whole genome shotgun sequence genome encodes:
- the LOC126553261 gene encoding uncharacterized protein LOC126553261 isoform X2 — protein sequence MTDSQDDPTPRSRSRSPIVFNIAHVLGNVEDNNLQSRRVPGIRGNLIYADTQDYTYIQNNVSTNRRQLRCSRYEQGCGSTASMSLIPENDPIIMYQPHNHGPGHDIEIGYFLAALRLRASNEGIPARAIYEDVSRRYPNAAIEVSREHALRAIRHVQRRFSPQVPNTLRAMGKTIMSLRWHGRLLNVLDDINNVPFYQGNLEYLDNNAVVFGGLIFANVAFLQHYAPYFRQARVVAVDGTFSVLPRYPADMEQFVTIHVILDNISVPVLYAILNRRTENVYIRLWQFLRRDLPFDIFDWENLQILTDFETAMRNAVRRIVPECRLIGCWFHFSQSIVRFIQNHNMIQLVRNNSNIATIIRMVIALPHFPSEINPDLPNNFHIVGGFLAIQELARSMDVSLHLTDIFEYIQNFWLNIIHPDGFSVFGLNIRTNNFIESFHSMLKTSIGQHPPVWTFWDRLRSVENRVRRETRQIINGQQVRRSIITSRDTNNNILADALRLVQNGRYDTMAYLRRVSYSINSYLNEQIGPIPNNINQQVGAIILEPLPLPPPLLPRRVRGRGRGNMQVIGPVENNRIPRRRGRPIGRIQAGGRVINNPLIVEEVEDVVEPIQQNDNGQTDNRILQRRGRPMGRIQAEGQIINNPLIVEEVEDVVEPIQQNDDHGQTGNDDVAENQLLTNEVPALFMVTVPPIGGEDQNRCFVCLENHDVVGTENIFLPCGHGWCCDRCAERIQRCPVCKVPFPRTQPIHIVHAIENHNITDPTGSQCLGCLPFMRDVPNGSRYIYLYCGHGWLCVDCAIPPPPNCEICREEIDGVVQMYIV from the exons ATGACAG attcaCAAGATGATCCAACACCACGTTCTAGATCTCGATCTCCAATTGTCTTTAACATTGCTCATGTTTTGGGAAATGTTGAAGACAATAACTTGCAATCTAGAAGAGTTCCAGGTATTAGAGgcaatttaatatatgcaGATACACaagattatacttatattcaaaataatgtatccACCAATCGaag GCAGTTAAGATGTTCAAGATACGAACAAGGTTGTGGATCAACTGCGTCCATGTCATTGATCCCCGAAAATGAtccaattattatgtaccagCCACATAACCATGGACCAGGTCATGATATTGAAATTGGCTATTTTTTAGCAGCATTAAGACTGAGGGCTTCAAACGAGGGTATACCAGCAAGAGCTATTTATGAAGATGTTTCTAgaag ATATCCCAATGCAGCAATAGAGGTGTCAAGAGAACATGCACTTAGAGCAATACGCCATGTTCAGCGTAGATTTAGTCCACAAGTACCGAATACTTTGAGGGCTATGGGAAAGACTATTATGTCTTTAAGATGGCATGGACGTCTCTTAAACGTATTGGATGATATTAACAATGTCCCATTCTATCAAGGTAATCTTGAATACCTTGATAATAATGCAGTTGTGTTTGGTGGTTTAATATTTGCTAATGTGGCATTTCTTCAACACTATGCACCATATTTTCGCCAAGCTCGAGTTGTAGCAGTAGATGGGACATTTAGTGTTCTTCCTCGTTATCCAGCCGATATGGAGCAGTTTGTCACTATTCATGTGATATTAGACAACATT TCTGTTCCTGTATTATATGCCATTCTGAATCGCAGAacagaaaatgtatatattcggTTATGGCAATTCTTGAGAAGAGATTTGCCATTCGATATTTTTGATTgggaaaatttacaaattcttACAGACTTTGAAACCGCAATGCGTAATGCAGTAAGGAGAATTGTACCTGAATGCAGACTGATTGGATGTTGGTTCCATTTTAGTCAg AGTATAGTAcgatttattcaaaatcataaCATGATTCAGTTAGTCCGCAATAATAGCAATATTGCTACTATTATTAGAATG gtTATAGCATTACCTCATTTTCCATCAGAAATAAATCCAGACCTTCCAAACAATTTCCACATTGTTGGAGGTTTTTTGGCCATTCAAGAATTAGCAAGAAGCATGGATGTATCTTTACATCTGAcagatatttttgaatatatacaaaatttttggttgaatattattcatcCAGATGGATTTTCTGTTTTTGGATTGAATATCCGgaccaataattttattgagagTTTCCACAGTATGTTGAAAACCTCTATTGGCCAACATCCTCCAGTTTGGACTTTTtggg ataGGCTGCGTTCTGTAGAAAATCGTGTACGAAGGGAAACTCgtcaaataattaatggtCAACaa GTCAGGAGATCAATTATTACTTCGAGGGAcactaacaataatatcttGGCCGATGCATTAAGGCTTGTACAAAATGGACGGTATGATACTATGGCCTACCTTCGAAGGGTatcatattcaataaatagttatttaaatgagCAAATAGGCCCCATTCCAAAta ATATCAACCAACAAGTAGGTGCCATTATTTTGGAACCTCTACCATTGCCACCACCACTACTACCTCGTAGGGTAAGAGGCCGTGGTCGTGGTAATATGCAAGTTATTGGTCcagttgaaaataataggATTCCACGCCGAAGAGGAAGACCAATTGGCCGTATACAGGCTGGAGGTCgagtaataaataatccaCTAATAG ttgaGGAAGTGGAAGATGTGGTTGAACCAATTCAACAAAATGATAACGGACAAACTGACAATAGGATTCTACAGCGTAGAGGAAGACCAATGGGCCGCATACAGGCTGAaggtcaaataataaataatccacTAATAG ttgaGGAAGTGGAAGATGTGGTTGAACCAATTCAACAAAATGATGATCACGGACAAACTGGCAATGATGATGTAGCCGAAAATCAATTACTAACAaatg AAGTACCAGCGTTATTTATGGTTACTGTTCCACCAATTggag GTGAAGACCAAAATCgatgttttgtttgtttagaAAACCATGACGTGGTTGgcacagaaaatatttttctaccaTGTGGCCATGGGTGGTGCTGTGACAGATGTGCAGAACGTATACAGCGTTGTCCTGTTTGCAAAGTTCCTTTCCCGAGAACACAGCCAATTCATATTGTACATGCtattg aaaaccataatattacagaTCCAACTGGAAGCCAATGCCTAGGATGCTTACCCTTCATGAGGGATGTACCCAACGGTtcaaggtatatatatttatattgtggaCACGGATGGCTTTGTGTGGATTGTGCCATACCTCCTCCACCCAATTGCGAGATATGCAGGGAAGAAATAGATGGTGTAGTCCAAATGTACATAGTATGA
- the LOC126553261 gene encoding uncharacterized protein LOC126553261 isoform X1, protein MTDSQDDPTPRSRSRSPIVFNIAHVLGNVEDNNLQSRRVPGIRGNLIYADTQDYTYIQNNVSTNRRQLRCSRYEQGCGSTASMSLIPENDPIIMYQPHNHGPGHDIEIGYFLAALRLRASNEGIPARAIYEDVSRRYPNAAIEVSREHALRAIRHVQRRFSPQVPNTLRAMGKTIMSLRWHGRLLNVLDDINNVPFYQGNLEYLDNNAVVFGGLIFANVAFLQHYAPYFRQARVVAVDGTFSVLPRYPADMEQFVTIHVILDNISVPVLYAILNRRTENVYIRLWQFLRRDLPFDIFDWENLQILTDFETAMRNAVRRIVPECRLIGCWFHFSQSIVRFIQNHNMIQLVRNNSNIATIIRMVIALPHFPSEINPDLPNNFHIVGGFLAIQELARSMDVSLHLTDIFEYIQNFWLNIIHPDGFSVFGLNIRTNNFIESFHSMLKTSIGQHPPVWTFWDRLRSVENRVRRETRQIINGQQVMNLIYLSNKNYSFIHAVRRSIITSRDTNNNILADALRLVQNGRYDTMAYLRRVSYSINSYLNEQIGPIPNNINQQVGAIILEPLPLPPPLLPRRVRGRGRGNMQVIGPVENNRIPRRRGRPIGRIQAGGRVINNPLIVEEVEDVVEPIQQNDNGQTDNRILQRRGRPMGRIQAEGQIINNPLIVEEVEDVVEPIQQNDDHGQTGNDDVAENQLLTNEVPALFMVTVPPIGGEDQNRCFVCLENHDVVGTENIFLPCGHGWCCDRCAERIQRCPVCKVPFPRTQPIHIVHAIENHNITDPTGSQCLGCLPFMRDVPNGSRYIYLYCGHGWLCVDCAIPPPPNCEICREEIDGVVQMYIV, encoded by the exons ATGACAG attcaCAAGATGATCCAACACCACGTTCTAGATCTCGATCTCCAATTGTCTTTAACATTGCTCATGTTTTGGGAAATGTTGAAGACAATAACTTGCAATCTAGAAGAGTTCCAGGTATTAGAGgcaatttaatatatgcaGATACACaagattatacttatattcaaaataatgtatccACCAATCGaag GCAGTTAAGATGTTCAAGATACGAACAAGGTTGTGGATCAACTGCGTCCATGTCATTGATCCCCGAAAATGAtccaattattatgtaccagCCACATAACCATGGACCAGGTCATGATATTGAAATTGGCTATTTTTTAGCAGCATTAAGACTGAGGGCTTCAAACGAGGGTATACCAGCAAGAGCTATTTATGAAGATGTTTCTAgaag ATATCCCAATGCAGCAATAGAGGTGTCAAGAGAACATGCACTTAGAGCAATACGCCATGTTCAGCGTAGATTTAGTCCACAAGTACCGAATACTTTGAGGGCTATGGGAAAGACTATTATGTCTTTAAGATGGCATGGACGTCTCTTAAACGTATTGGATGATATTAACAATGTCCCATTCTATCAAGGTAATCTTGAATACCTTGATAATAATGCAGTTGTGTTTGGTGGTTTAATATTTGCTAATGTGGCATTTCTTCAACACTATGCACCATATTTTCGCCAAGCTCGAGTTGTAGCAGTAGATGGGACATTTAGTGTTCTTCCTCGTTATCCAGCCGATATGGAGCAGTTTGTCACTATTCATGTGATATTAGACAACATT TCTGTTCCTGTATTATATGCCATTCTGAATCGCAGAacagaaaatgtatatattcggTTATGGCAATTCTTGAGAAGAGATTTGCCATTCGATATTTTTGATTgggaaaatttacaaattcttACAGACTTTGAAACCGCAATGCGTAATGCAGTAAGGAGAATTGTACCTGAATGCAGACTGATTGGATGTTGGTTCCATTTTAGTCAg AGTATAGTAcgatttattcaaaatcataaCATGATTCAGTTAGTCCGCAATAATAGCAATATTGCTACTATTATTAGAATG gtTATAGCATTACCTCATTTTCCATCAGAAATAAATCCAGACCTTCCAAACAATTTCCACATTGTTGGAGGTTTTTTGGCCATTCAAGAATTAGCAAGAAGCATGGATGTATCTTTACATCTGAcagatatttttgaatatatacaaaatttttggttgaatattattcatcCAGATGGATTTTCTGTTTTTGGATTGAATATCCGgaccaataattttattgagagTTTCCACAGTATGTTGAAAACCTCTATTGGCCAACATCCTCCAGTTTGGACTTTTtggg ataGGCTGCGTTCTGTAGAAAATCGTGTACGAAGGGAAACTCgtcaaataattaatggtCAACaagtaatgaatttaatttacctatctaataaaaattattctttcatACACGCT GTCAGGAGATCAATTATTACTTCGAGGGAcactaacaataatatcttGGCCGATGCATTAAGGCTTGTACAAAATGGACGGTATGATACTATGGCCTACCTTCGAAGGGTatcatattcaataaatagttatttaaatgagCAAATAGGCCCCATTCCAAAta ATATCAACCAACAAGTAGGTGCCATTATTTTGGAACCTCTACCATTGCCACCACCACTACTACCTCGTAGGGTAAGAGGCCGTGGTCGTGGTAATATGCAAGTTATTGGTCcagttgaaaataataggATTCCACGCCGAAGAGGAAGACCAATTGGCCGTATACAGGCTGGAGGTCgagtaataaataatccaCTAATAG ttgaGGAAGTGGAAGATGTGGTTGAACCAATTCAACAAAATGATAACGGACAAACTGACAATAGGATTCTACAGCGTAGAGGAAGACCAATGGGCCGCATACAGGCTGAaggtcaaataataaataatccacTAATAG ttgaGGAAGTGGAAGATGTGGTTGAACCAATTCAACAAAATGATGATCACGGACAAACTGGCAATGATGATGTAGCCGAAAATCAATTACTAACAaatg AAGTACCAGCGTTATTTATGGTTACTGTTCCACCAATTggag GTGAAGACCAAAATCgatgttttgtttgtttagaAAACCATGACGTGGTTGgcacagaaaatatttttctaccaTGTGGCCATGGGTGGTGCTGTGACAGATGTGCAGAACGTATACAGCGTTGTCCTGTTTGCAAAGTTCCTTTCCCGAGAACACAGCCAATTCATATTGTACATGCtattg aaaaccataatattacagaTCCAACTGGAAGCCAATGCCTAGGATGCTTACCCTTCATGAGGGATGTACCCAACGGTtcaaggtatatatatttatattgtggaCACGGATGGCTTTGTGTGGATTGTGCCATACCTCCTCCACCCAATTGCGAGATATGCAGGGAAGAAATAGATGGTGTAGTCCAAATGTACATAGTATGA
- the LOC126553261 gene encoding uncharacterized protein LOC126553261 isoform X3: MTDSQDDPTPRSRSRSPIVFNIAHVLGNVEDNNLQSRRVPGIRGNLIYADTQDYTYIQNNVSTNRRQLRCSRYEQGCGSTASMSLIPENDPIIMYQPHNHGPGHDIEIGYFLAALRLRASNEGIPARAIYEDVSRRYPNAAIEVSREHALRAIRHVQRRFSPQVPNTLRAMGKTIMSLRWHGRLLNVLDDINNVPFYQGNLEYLDNNAVVFGGLIFANVAFLQHYAPYFRQARVVAVDGTFSVLPRYPADMEQFVTIHVILDNISVPVLYAILNRRTENVYIRLWQFLRRDLPFDIFDWENLQILTDFETAMRNAVRRIVPECRLIGCWFHFSQSIVRFIQNHNMIQLVRNNSNIATIIRMVIALPHFPSEINPDLPNNFHIVGGFLAIQELARSMDVSLHLTDIFEYIQNFWLNIIHPDGFSVFGLNIRTNNFIESFHSMLKTSIGQHPPVWTFWDRLRSVENRVRRETRQIINGQQVMNLIYLSNKNYSFIHAVRRSIITSRDTNNNILADALRLVQNGRYDTMAYLRRVSYSINSYLNEQIGPIPNNINQQVGAIILEPLPLPPPLLPRRVRGRGRGNMQVIGPVENNRIPRRRGRPIGRIQAGGRVINNPLIVEEVEDVVEPIQQNDDHGQTGNDDVAENQLLTNEVPALFMVTVPPIGGEDQNRCFVCLENHDVVGTENIFLPCGHGWCCDRCAERIQRCPVCKVPFPRTQPIHIVHAIENHNITDPTGSQCLGCLPFMRDVPNGSRYIYLYCGHGWLCVDCAIPPPPNCEICREEIDGVVQMYIV, translated from the exons ATGACAG attcaCAAGATGATCCAACACCACGTTCTAGATCTCGATCTCCAATTGTCTTTAACATTGCTCATGTTTTGGGAAATGTTGAAGACAATAACTTGCAATCTAGAAGAGTTCCAGGTATTAGAGgcaatttaatatatgcaGATACACaagattatacttatattcaaaataatgtatccACCAATCGaag GCAGTTAAGATGTTCAAGATACGAACAAGGTTGTGGATCAACTGCGTCCATGTCATTGATCCCCGAAAATGAtccaattattatgtaccagCCACATAACCATGGACCAGGTCATGATATTGAAATTGGCTATTTTTTAGCAGCATTAAGACTGAGGGCTTCAAACGAGGGTATACCAGCAAGAGCTATTTATGAAGATGTTTCTAgaag ATATCCCAATGCAGCAATAGAGGTGTCAAGAGAACATGCACTTAGAGCAATACGCCATGTTCAGCGTAGATTTAGTCCACAAGTACCGAATACTTTGAGGGCTATGGGAAAGACTATTATGTCTTTAAGATGGCATGGACGTCTCTTAAACGTATTGGATGATATTAACAATGTCCCATTCTATCAAGGTAATCTTGAATACCTTGATAATAATGCAGTTGTGTTTGGTGGTTTAATATTTGCTAATGTGGCATTTCTTCAACACTATGCACCATATTTTCGCCAAGCTCGAGTTGTAGCAGTAGATGGGACATTTAGTGTTCTTCCTCGTTATCCAGCCGATATGGAGCAGTTTGTCACTATTCATGTGATATTAGACAACATT TCTGTTCCTGTATTATATGCCATTCTGAATCGCAGAacagaaaatgtatatattcggTTATGGCAATTCTTGAGAAGAGATTTGCCATTCGATATTTTTGATTgggaaaatttacaaattcttACAGACTTTGAAACCGCAATGCGTAATGCAGTAAGGAGAATTGTACCTGAATGCAGACTGATTGGATGTTGGTTCCATTTTAGTCAg AGTATAGTAcgatttattcaaaatcataaCATGATTCAGTTAGTCCGCAATAATAGCAATATTGCTACTATTATTAGAATG gtTATAGCATTACCTCATTTTCCATCAGAAATAAATCCAGACCTTCCAAACAATTTCCACATTGTTGGAGGTTTTTTGGCCATTCAAGAATTAGCAAGAAGCATGGATGTATCTTTACATCTGAcagatatttttgaatatatacaaaatttttggttgaatattattcatcCAGATGGATTTTCTGTTTTTGGATTGAATATCCGgaccaataattttattgagagTTTCCACAGTATGTTGAAAACCTCTATTGGCCAACATCCTCCAGTTTGGACTTTTtggg ataGGCTGCGTTCTGTAGAAAATCGTGTACGAAGGGAAACTCgtcaaataattaatggtCAACaagtaatgaatttaatttacctatctaataaaaattattctttcatACACGCT GTCAGGAGATCAATTATTACTTCGAGGGAcactaacaataatatcttGGCCGATGCATTAAGGCTTGTACAAAATGGACGGTATGATACTATGGCCTACCTTCGAAGGGTatcatattcaataaatagttatttaaatgagCAAATAGGCCCCATTCCAAAta ATATCAACCAACAAGTAGGTGCCATTATTTTGGAACCTCTACCATTGCCACCACCACTACTACCTCGTAGGGTAAGAGGCCGTGGTCGTGGTAATATGCAAGTTATTGGTCcagttgaaaataataggATTCCACGCCGAAGAGGAAGACCAATTGGCCGTATACAGGCTGGAGGTCgagtaataaataatccaCTAATAG ttgaGGAAGTGGAAGATGTGGTTGAACCAATTCAACAAAATGATGATCACGGACAAACTGGCAATGATGATGTAGCCGAAAATCAATTACTAACAaatg AAGTACCAGCGTTATTTATGGTTACTGTTCCACCAATTggag GTGAAGACCAAAATCgatgttttgtttgtttagaAAACCATGACGTGGTTGgcacagaaaatatttttctaccaTGTGGCCATGGGTGGTGCTGTGACAGATGTGCAGAACGTATACAGCGTTGTCCTGTTTGCAAAGTTCCTTTCCCGAGAACACAGCCAATTCATATTGTACATGCtattg aaaaccataatattacagaTCCAACTGGAAGCCAATGCCTAGGATGCTTACCCTTCATGAGGGATGTACCCAACGGTtcaaggtatatatatttatattgtggaCACGGATGGCTTTGTGTGGATTGTGCCATACCTCCTCCACCCAATTGCGAGATATGCAGGGAAGAAATAGATGGTGTAGTCCAAATGTACATAGTATGA
- the LOC126553261 gene encoding uncharacterized protein LOC126553261 isoform X4: protein MTDSQDDPTPRSRSRSPIVFNIAHVLGNVEDNNLQSRRVPGIRGNLIYADTQDYTYIQNNVSTNRRQLRCSRYEQGCGSTASMSLIPENDPIIMYQPHNHGPGHDIEIGYFLAALRLRASNEGIPARAIYEDVSRRYPNAAIEVSREHALRAIRHVQRRFSPQVPNTLRAMGKTIMSLRWHGRLLNVLDDINNVPFYQGNLEYLDNNAVVFGGLIFANVAFLQHYAPYFRQARVVAVDGTFSVLPRYPADMEQFVTIHVILDNISVPVLYAILNRRTENVYIRLWQFLRRDLPFDIFDWENLQILTDFETAMRNAVRRIVPECRLIGCWFHFSQSIVRFIQNHNMIQLVRNNSNIATIIRMVIALPHFPSEINPDLPNNFHIVGGFLAIQELARSMDVSLHLTDIFEYIQNFWLNIIHPDGFSVFGLNIRTNNFIESFHSMLKTSIGQHPPVWTFWDRLRSVENRVRRETRQIINGQQVMNLIYLSNKNYSFIHAVRRSIITSRDTNNNILADALRLVQNGRYDTMAYLRRVSYSINSYLNEQIGPIPNNINQQVGAIILEPLPLPPPLLPRRVRGRGRGNMQVIGPVENNRIPRRRGRPIGRIQAGGRVINNPLIVEEVEDVVEPIQQNDNGQTDNRILQRRGRPMGRIQAEGQIINNPLIVEEVEDVVEPIQQNDDHGQTGNDDVAENQLLTNEVPALFMVTVPPIGGEDQNRCFVCLENHDVVGTENIFLPCGHGWCCDRCAERIQRCPVCKVPFPRTQPIHIVGG, encoded by the exons ATGACAG attcaCAAGATGATCCAACACCACGTTCTAGATCTCGATCTCCAATTGTCTTTAACATTGCTCATGTTTTGGGAAATGTTGAAGACAATAACTTGCAATCTAGAAGAGTTCCAGGTATTAGAGgcaatttaatatatgcaGATACACaagattatacttatattcaaaataatgtatccACCAATCGaag GCAGTTAAGATGTTCAAGATACGAACAAGGTTGTGGATCAACTGCGTCCATGTCATTGATCCCCGAAAATGAtccaattattatgtaccagCCACATAACCATGGACCAGGTCATGATATTGAAATTGGCTATTTTTTAGCAGCATTAAGACTGAGGGCTTCAAACGAGGGTATACCAGCAAGAGCTATTTATGAAGATGTTTCTAgaag ATATCCCAATGCAGCAATAGAGGTGTCAAGAGAACATGCACTTAGAGCAATACGCCATGTTCAGCGTAGATTTAGTCCACAAGTACCGAATACTTTGAGGGCTATGGGAAAGACTATTATGTCTTTAAGATGGCATGGACGTCTCTTAAACGTATTGGATGATATTAACAATGTCCCATTCTATCAAGGTAATCTTGAATACCTTGATAATAATGCAGTTGTGTTTGGTGGTTTAATATTTGCTAATGTGGCATTTCTTCAACACTATGCACCATATTTTCGCCAAGCTCGAGTTGTAGCAGTAGATGGGACATTTAGTGTTCTTCCTCGTTATCCAGCCGATATGGAGCAGTTTGTCACTATTCATGTGATATTAGACAACATT TCTGTTCCTGTATTATATGCCATTCTGAATCGCAGAacagaaaatgtatatattcggTTATGGCAATTCTTGAGAAGAGATTTGCCATTCGATATTTTTGATTgggaaaatttacaaattcttACAGACTTTGAAACCGCAATGCGTAATGCAGTAAGGAGAATTGTACCTGAATGCAGACTGATTGGATGTTGGTTCCATTTTAGTCAg AGTATAGTAcgatttattcaaaatcataaCATGATTCAGTTAGTCCGCAATAATAGCAATATTGCTACTATTATTAGAATG gtTATAGCATTACCTCATTTTCCATCAGAAATAAATCCAGACCTTCCAAACAATTTCCACATTGTTGGAGGTTTTTTGGCCATTCAAGAATTAGCAAGAAGCATGGATGTATCTTTACATCTGAcagatatttttgaatatatacaaaatttttggttgaatattattcatcCAGATGGATTTTCTGTTTTTGGATTGAATATCCGgaccaataattttattgagagTTTCCACAGTATGTTGAAAACCTCTATTGGCCAACATCCTCCAGTTTGGACTTTTtggg ataGGCTGCGTTCTGTAGAAAATCGTGTACGAAGGGAAACTCgtcaaataattaatggtCAACaagtaatgaatttaatttacctatctaataaaaattattctttcatACACGCT GTCAGGAGATCAATTATTACTTCGAGGGAcactaacaataatatcttGGCCGATGCATTAAGGCTTGTACAAAATGGACGGTATGATACTATGGCCTACCTTCGAAGGGTatcatattcaataaatagttatttaaatgagCAAATAGGCCCCATTCCAAAta ATATCAACCAACAAGTAGGTGCCATTATTTTGGAACCTCTACCATTGCCACCACCACTACTACCTCGTAGGGTAAGAGGCCGTGGTCGTGGTAATATGCAAGTTATTGGTCcagttgaaaataataggATTCCACGCCGAAGAGGAAGACCAATTGGCCGTATACAGGCTGGAGGTCgagtaataaataatccaCTAATAG ttgaGGAAGTGGAAGATGTGGTTGAACCAATTCAACAAAATGATAACGGACAAACTGACAATAGGATTCTACAGCGTAGAGGAAGACCAATGGGCCGCATACAGGCTGAaggtcaaataataaataatccacTAATAG ttgaGGAAGTGGAAGATGTGGTTGAACCAATTCAACAAAATGATGATCACGGACAAACTGGCAATGATGATGTAGCCGAAAATCAATTACTAACAaatg AAGTACCAGCGTTATTTATGGTTACTGTTCCACCAATTggag GTGAAGACCAAAATCgatgttttgtttgtttagaAAACCATGACGTGGTTGgcacagaaaatatttttctaccaTGTGGCCATGGGTGGTGCTGTGACAGATGTGCAGAACGTATACAGCGTTGTCCTGTTTGCAAAGTTCCTTTCCCGAGAACACAGCCAATTCATATT gtGGGTGGAtag
- the LOC126553283 gene encoding THAP domain-containing protein 1-like: MPSCAICGRSRNKKTKEEHITFHRLPQSTMVQAQWLTFARENGIHESLLKPSVSLFCSAHFTASCFERYTNTTHLKLNAVPTIMIKRVKCAKILYPEIKIPICINEPLCIQSSSSTLTCSDLTDHPISEETTGSSECSSPTVVQVFKRSAKQITTFEKHNSPESLTCDSTLLNAVISKESSKMMIDEMCKPVINDSPNRLRLKRTVSSLANINILKSKKIKLLNQKVKRQGKKIASMKRVIETLKKNNLVNYDTSELLSSSFDFDRLERS, translated from the exons atgccGAGCTGCGCTATTTGTGGTAGAagcagaaataaaaaaactaaagagGAGCATATTACATTTCACag GCTTCCTCAATCTACTATGGTTCAAGCACAATGGTTAACATTTGCCAGGGAAAATGGAATCCATGAGAGCTTATTGAAGCCTTCtgttagtttattttgttcagCCCACTTCACTGCTTCTTGTTTCGAGAGATATACTAATAccacacatttaaaattgaatgctGTTCCAACAATTATGATCAAAAGAGTAAAATGT gctAAAATTCTCTACCCAGAAATTAAGATACCTATTTGCATCAACGAACCTCTATGTATCCAAAGTAGTAGCTCAACACTAACTTGCAGCGATTTGACAGATCATCCTATTTCTGAAGAAACTACAGGATCTAGTGAATGTAGTTCTCCAACAGTTGTTCAA gtTTTTAAAAGATCTGCCAAACAAATTACAACATTTGAAAAGCACAACTCTCCAGAATCTCTAACCTGTGACTCCACTTTATTGAATGCTGTTATTTCAAAg gaATCTAGTAAAATGATGATTGATGAAATGTGTAAGCCCGTTATAAATGACTCACCAAATCGTCTTAGACTCAAGAGAACTGTATCATCGTtggcaaatattaatatattgaagtCAAAAAAGATTAAACTGCTCAATCAAAAAGTGAAACGTCAAGGCAAAAAAATAGCTTCAATGAAACGAGTGATCGagactttgaaaaaaaataaccttgTCAATTATGACACAAGTGAATTGTTGTCTTCCAGTTTTG ATTTTGATCGTCTGGAACGATCCTAG